A genome region from Buchnera aphidicola (Cinara splendens) includes the following:
- a CDS encoding multifunctional CCA addition/repair protein — translation MKIYLVGGAIRDRLLGFPVHDRDWVVVGSTSEKMLKKRYLQVGKDFPVFIHPKTREEYALARTEKKSGFGYSGFLFDFSSKITLQEDLIRRDLTINAIAQDKKGNIIDLFNGQKDIKKRILRHVSSSFVEDPVRVLRVARFAATLSHLGFYIASETLTLMKLICQKKELLYLTPERIWKETYKGLCTRNPHVYFKILHRCNALFYLFPEINFFYRKTSFFDFHCNYVNILQLSLMELSRISKCTADVDIRFSYFLQFISYIYSVSEIDIKHYFFYKKPIFLIKSLCMRLKIPKETQKILIIVCGFHKFLQTIKIQNSTLIVDFFDIVDVWRKPDRLKKLMYLDFYDFTTYNIKNNSFVLGKLLISMFSVIKDISVQACIDTKLFRGIAIKHELYRLRVDSLNKWRKNNKNFKIFL, via the coding sequence TTGAAAATTTATTTAGTTGGTGGGGCTATTCGAGATCGTTTATTAGGTTTTCCCGTGCATGATCGGGATTGGGTAGTTGTAGGAAGTACATCTGAAAAAATGTTAAAAAAAAGATATTTACAAGTAGGAAAAGATTTTCCAGTTTTTATACATCCAAAAACACGTGAAGAATATGCTCTAGCTAGAACAGAAAAAAAAAGTGGTTTTGGATATTCTGGATTTTTATTTGATTTTTCTTCAAAAATTACTCTACAAGAAGATTTAATTAGACGTGATTTGACGATAAATGCAATTGCTCAAGATAAAAAAGGAAACATCATTGATTTATTTAACGGTCAAAAAGATATTAAAAAAAGAATTTTACGGCACGTCTCTTCTTCTTTTGTCGAAGATCCTGTAAGAGTACTACGTGTAGCGAGATTTGCTGCAACATTGTCACATTTAGGTTTTTATATTGCATCAGAAACTTTGACATTAATGAAATTGATTTGCCAAAAAAAAGAATTATTATATTTAACTCCTGAACGAATTTGGAAGGAAACGTATAAAGGATTATGTACACGTAATCCTCACGTTTATTTTAAAATTTTACATCGTTGTAATGCTTTGTTTTATTTATTTCCAGAAATTAATTTTTTTTACAGAAAAACTAGTTTTTTTGATTTTCATTGTAATTATGTCAATATTTTACAATTAAGTTTAATGGAACTATCTAGAATTTCTAAATGTACTGCTGATGTTGACATTAGGTTTTCTTATTTTTTACAATTTATAAGTTATATTTATTCTGTTTCAGAAATTGATATTAAACATTATTTTTTTTATAAAAAACCTATTTTTTTAATAAAAAGTTTGTGTATGCGATTAAAAATTCCTAAAGAGACACAAAAAATTTTAATTATTGTATGCGGTTTTCATAAATTTTTACAAACTATTAAAATTCAAAATTCTACATTAATTGTTGATTTTTTTGATATTGTTGATGTATGGAGAAAACCTGATAGATTAAAAAAATTGATGTATTTAGATTTTTATGATTTTACTACTTATAATATTAAAAATAATTCTTTTGTTTTGGGAAAATTGTTAATATCTATGTTTTCGGTGATTAAAGATATTTCGGTTCAAGCGTGTATAGATACAAAATTATTTCGGGGAATTGCTATTAAACATGAATTATATCGTTTGCGAGTAGATAGTTTAAATAAATGGAGAAAAAATAACAAAAATTTTAAAATATTTTTATAA
- a CDS encoding PTS glucose transporter subunit IIA, translating into MNKKKRYILSPITGIIQNIFDIKNTIINQKKIIIHSNKKIIVSPCNGQIKNYYPKKIKFIIQSEYGAQIVIKNKIFKKKNQKYAYIPINKESINIYAGKILFLINNTNLHDQSIYLETTVNIICKQKINNLKKKSHKIQAGITVLAFI; encoded by the coding sequence ATGAATAAAAAAAAAAGATATATTTTATCACCAATTACTGGAATTATTCAAAATATTTTTGACATAAAAAATACTATCATAAATCAAAAAAAAATAATAATTCATTCTAATAAAAAAATAATTGTATCTCCATGCAATGGACAAATAAAAAATTATTATCCTAAAAAAATAAAATTTATAATTCAATCTGAATACGGTGCACAAATTGTAATAAAAAATAAAATTTTTAAGAAAAAAAATCAAAAATATGCTTATATTCCAATTAATAAAGAATCTATAAACATTTATGCAGGAAAAATTTTATTTTTAATAAATAATACTAATTTGCATGATCAATCTATATATCTCGAAACAACAGTTAACATTATATGCAAACAGAAAATTAATAATTTAAAAAAAAAATCACATAAAATACAAGCAGGAATAACAGTATTAGCTTTTATATAA
- the ligA gene encoding NAD-dependent DNA ligase LigA — MKSIYDKIINLRLQLKYHNYMYYTLDTSEISDYMYDKLRNQLVKLEKKYGKNNLLKVEHPILKQIGSKKLHIFSECIHKTPMLSLKSTNEISEIICFDEKIKKYFNSINNIKYYCDLKIDGLAVNLLYKNGILISASTRGDGWIGENIKNNIYTITSIPKNIVGNNIPEILEIRGEVFIKKSDFLVLNQFSMLNKKKVFSNPRNAAAGSLRQLDPRIAKKRKLMFFVYGYGVFASNERINSHYDRLMQLQKWGFPINKNYSLCNTSVDIINFYNKICIKRSKLDFEIDGIVIKVDSIVLQKKLGYTEKYPKWAIALKFFSQDVETKITNVTFQIGRTGMITPVAHFLPVNISGVTVCKASVYNFRILKKLKICIHDYIKVYRAGDVIPKIRTVLINKRDKFAKKIIFPKYCMSCGSKLLHSFNFTRYYCPSNFLCPAQKLQRLIYFSSKSGIYIKGLGQKNIIKLINYGYLHTPVDFFVLTYDKLRMVPGIGKKLSSKIINNINFSKNVRLEKFICALGILDVGVSIAKILSKYYKSAIKFINTDFKTVSNIKGIGINISKSIITFLKNENNLFITLKLIDELNVFFVSD; from the coding sequence ATGAAATCAATATATGATAAAATTATAAATTTGCGATTACAGTTAAAATATCATAATTACATGTACTATACGCTAGATACTTCAGAAATATCGGATTATATGTATGATAAATTACGTAATCAGTTAGTTAAATTAGAAAAAAAGTACGGAAAAAATAATTTGCTAAAAGTAGAACATCCTATATTAAAACAAATAGGAAGTAAAAAACTGCATATTTTTTCTGAATGTATACATAAAACTCCTATGTTATCATTGAAAAGTACTAATGAAATATCTGAAATTATATGTTTTGATGAAAAAATAAAAAAATATTTTAATTCTATTAATAATATAAAATATTATTGTGATCTTAAAATAGATGGTTTAGCTGTTAATTTATTATATAAAAATGGTATATTAATTTCTGCATCTACGAGAGGAGATGGCTGGATTGGAGAAAATATTAAAAATAATATTTATACTATTACTTCGATACCAAAAAACATAGTAGGTAATAATATTCCTGAAATTTTAGAAATACGCGGAGAAGTATTTATTAAAAAATCTGATTTTTTAGTTTTAAATCAATTTTCTATGTTAAATAAAAAAAAAGTATTTTCTAATCCACGTAATGCTGCTGCTGGTTCGTTGCGTCAATTAGATCCTCGTATTGCTAAAAAAAGGAAATTGATGTTTTTTGTATATGGATATGGTGTTTTTGCATCCAATGAAAGGATTAATAGTCATTATGATCGGTTAATGCAACTTCAAAAATGGGGATTTCCTATAAATAAAAATTATTCCTTATGTAATACCAGTGTGGATATTATTAATTTTTACAATAAAATATGTATTAAAAGATCAAAATTAGATTTTGAGATAGACGGTATAGTTATAAAAGTAGATTCGATTGTTTTACAAAAAAAATTAGGTTATACAGAGAAATATCCTAAATGGGCTATTGCTTTAAAATTTTTTTCTCAAGATGTAGAAACAAAAATTACAAATGTAACATTTCAAATTGGTAGAACAGGAATGATTACTCCTGTAGCCCATTTTTTACCAGTAAATATTTCGGGAGTAACAGTATGTAAAGCGTCTGTATATAATTTCAGAATACTAAAAAAGTTAAAGATTTGTATTCATGATTATATAAAAGTTTATCGTGCAGGAGATGTTATTCCTAAAATTAGGACTGTTTTAATTAATAAAAGAGATAAATTTGCCAAAAAAATTATTTTTCCAAAATATTGTATGTCATGTGGTTCAAAATTATTACATTCTTTTAATTTCACTAGATACTATTGTCCTTCTAATTTTTTATGCCCGGCACAAAAATTACAGAGATTGATATATTTTTCTTCAAAATCTGGCATATATATTAAAGGTTTAGGTCAAAAAAACATTATTAAATTAATAAATTATGGATATTTACATACTCCTGTTGATTTTTTTGTTTTGACTTATGATAAACTACGCATGGTACCAGGTATAGGAAAAAAGTTATCAAGTAAAATTATTAATAACATTAATTTTTCTAAAAACGTTCGTTTAGAAAAGTTTATTTGTGCTTTAGGTATTCTAGATGTTGGTGTTTCTATTGCAAAAATTTTATCTAAATACTATAAATCAGCTATCAAATTTATTAATACTGATTTTAAAACAGTATCAAATATTAAAGGTATTGGTATAAATATATCTAAATCAATTATTACATTTTTAAAAAATGAAAATAATTTATTTATTACACTAAAATTGATAGATGAATTAAATGTTTTTTTTGTTTCTGATTGA